Proteins encoded in a region of the Methanofollis tationis genome:
- the cooS gene encoding anaerobic carbon-monoxide dehydrogenase catalytic subunit, which produces MEDIRISHHESVKRVYRQLHEMGLSNVWDRYEAQGLGTDPDQRCRFCMGGVRCDFCSNGPCRADAEKDKRGVCGISADGMAMRMMLLRNVMGAATYHYHCEQTIRTLRETALGSSPFRIADLAKLKHFAARLGLNTAVPADELALDLCAFLEEDFARKSHEESLIVDLLAPAERKKVWRNLGIFPGGIYGEMMLATGSSLTNVDGYFVSLAKKAMRLSIAMAYQSQLVLESLQDVLFGTPRPHWMRVDLGVLDPDYVNILPNGHEPFLGFALVDLARNPEWQERAHEAGAKGIRVIANIETGQEMVQRLKMDEVFWGYTGNWIMQEAVLATGAVDVFVADMNCSLPLDPVYAERFGFTIVPVSDLVAFEGVSDRMDYDPRSAREQAAALLEMGIANFRERRERVTPIAGLPVGKAVVGFSPESITAALGGSLGPLLDAIKEGSIRGVAGLVSCTTLRDSGQDVHSVAVAEELIKRDILVLSLGCGNAAMQVAGLCNLDAAAKAGPGLKKVCAAIGVPPVLSFGTCTDTGRLADLIAAVGEALGGVAVPDLPVAAVAPEYMEQKATIDAIFALAYGLYTYVNPVPTVTGAPSLVRLLTQELKGITGGVLALETDPAAAAEGILAHIEEKRTGLGI; this is translated from the coding sequence GGGGCTCTCCAATGTCTGGGACCGGTACGAGGCGCAGGGCCTCGGCACCGATCCCGACCAGCGCTGCCGCTTCTGCATGGGCGGGGTGCGGTGCGACTTCTGCTCGAACGGCCCCTGCCGGGCCGATGCGGAGAAGGACAAACGCGGCGTCTGCGGGATCTCGGCCGACGGAATGGCGATGCGGATGATGCTGTTGCGCAACGTGATGGGGGCCGCCACCTACCACTATCACTGCGAGCAGACGATCCGCACCCTGCGGGAGACGGCTCTCGGGTCCTCGCCCTTCAGGATAGCCGATCTGGCGAAACTGAAGCATTTTGCCGCCCGTCTCGGTCTCAACACCGCCGTTCCCGCCGACGAACTGGCCCTGGACCTCTGCGCATTCCTGGAGGAGGACTTCGCCAGGAAGTCCCATGAAGAGAGCCTGATCGTCGATCTCCTCGCCCCGGCAGAGCGGAAGAAGGTCTGGCGCAATCTCGGGATCTTCCCCGGCGGGATCTATGGCGAGATGATGCTCGCCACCGGGTCTTCTCTCACCAACGTGGACGGATATTTTGTGAGCCTGGCGAAAAAGGCGATGCGTCTTTCGATCGCGATGGCCTACCAGAGCCAGCTGGTGCTCGAGAGCCTTCAGGACGTCCTCTTCGGGACGCCCAGGCCCCACTGGATGCGTGTCGATCTCGGCGTCCTGGATCCTGATTACGTGAACATCCTCCCCAACGGTCACGAGCCCTTCCTCGGGTTCGCCCTGGTGGACCTGGCCCGGAACCCCGAATGGCAGGAGCGGGCCCATGAAGCCGGAGCGAAGGGGATCAGGGTGATCGCGAACATCGAGACCGGGCAGGAGATGGTCCAGCGCCTGAAGATGGACGAGGTCTTCTGGGGTTACACCGGCAACTGGATCATGCAGGAGGCCGTGCTCGCCACCGGTGCCGTCGACGTCTTCGTGGCCGATATGAACTGCTCGCTCCCGCTCGACCCGGTGTATGCAGAGAGGTTCGGGTTCACGATCGTCCCGGTCTCAGACCTCGTCGCCTTCGAGGGCGTTAGCGACCGGATGGACTACGACCCGCGATCTGCGAGGGAGCAGGCGGCCGCCCTCCTGGAGATGGGGATTGCAAACTTCAGGGAGCGCCGGGAGCGGGTCACCCCGATCGCCGGGCTGCCGGTGGGGAAGGCGGTGGTCGGGTTCTCCCCTGAGAGCATCACGGCGGCGCTCGGGGGGAGCCTGGGCCCCCTGCTTGATGCGATAAAGGAGGGATCGATCAGGGGCGTGGCCGGGCTTGTCTCGTGCACGACCCTGCGGGACTCGGGGCAGGACGTCCACTCGGTCGCCGTTGCAGAGGAGCTGATCAAACGGGACATCCTGGTGCTCTCGCTCGGCTGCGGGAATGCGGCGATGCAGGTGGCCGGGCTGTGCAACCTCGACGCCGCCGCAAAGGCCGGGCCCGGGCTGAAGAAGGTCTGCGCCGCCATCGGCGTCCCGCCGGTCCTCTCATTCGGCACCTGCACCGACACCGGCAGGCTTGCCGACCTCATCGCCGCCGTCGGCGAGGCTCTGGGCGGCGTGGCCGTCCCCGACCTCCCGGTCGCCGCCGTGGCGCCCGAGTACATGGAGCAGAAGGCGACGATCGATGCCATCTTCGCCCTGGCATACGGGCTGTACACCTACGTGAACCCGGTGCCGACGGTGACCGGCGCCCCGTCCCTGGTCCGCCTGCTCACGCAGGAGTTAAAGGGGATCACCGGCGGCGTCCTGGCCTTAGAGACCGATCCTGCGGCCGCCGCGGAGGGCATCCTTGCCCATATCGAGGAGAAGAGGACCGGGCTCGGGATCTGA
- a CDS encoding cupin domain-containing protein: protein MEGKKNALAESVIDPRALVAYQDGAVVSRALVTKKAGTITAFAFDAGEGLSEHTAPYDAVVQVLEGEAEITVGGRPYTLAAGEMIIMPATIPHALFARVPFKMLLVMILE, encoded by the coding sequence ATGGAAGGGAAGAAAAATGCGCTCGCCGAATCGGTGATCGATCCGCGGGCGCTCGTGGCCTATCAGGACGGGGCGGTCGTCTCCCGCGCCCTCGTCACGAAGAAGGCAGGGACGATCACGGCCTTTGCGTTCGATGCCGGGGAGGGCCTTTCTGAACATACGGCGCCCTACGATGCGGTGGTCCAGGTCCTGGAGGGCGAGGCGGAGATCACCGTCGGGGGCCGCCCGTACACCCTCGCCGCTGGCGAGATGATTATCATGCCGGCAACAATTCCGCACGCCCTGTTTGCCCGGGTGCCCTTCAAGATGCTGCTCGTGATGATCCTCGAGTGA